A region of the Salvia splendens isolate huo1 chromosome 11, SspV2, whole genome shotgun sequence genome:
TGATAGATAAAAATTTGCCATGATCAGTTGTGCTTATACAACACGGTTTGCTTCATATTAAGGTACAAAAGATAAAGAGTATTACTACTACTGCATATAGCTAACTTAAGTACTTCCGAGTTGTTTAAGCCCTGTCAAACCGCACTTGAAAGTGGACAGCAAACGCATCAACAAGTGTGAAATGGCAGCGCACACCTTCAGTCAGGTTGTTGTCATGCTTAAATCGATTCCACCCATGCCGAACCCTTATGCTCCTCAAGTTGTGTTTCAGTGTGCATATCCACGTTCCCCTTTCAGTCACAAGATACACTCCCGCTTGTATTGCGCCCATTGGAATATGGCGTTGCCAAAAGCCATATGGAAACTCGAGGGTGCGATGGATGTTAGCCGGGGTGAGCGTAAGCACGAATGTTGGCAAGCCGTCGATGTTGAGTGCCCTACTATCATCCACGTATTCCTCATCCATCGTTGTTTCAGATTCGTTATCGGATAGCACGTAATCGTCGGACGTATCGATTGCCGGGGTGTAGCTACCTTCCATATCGTCGTCTACTACAACTACAAAACAAAAATGATCTGTGTAGTATTCCTGAATGTTTAAACGAGCTGATTTCAGGTAGGCTTACCGTCGACGTCCCCCGGTGGGGGGCAATGTGTCTCTCTGTTAAACCGCTTCACGTTGAACATTCCCACATCCACCAACGTGAAGGTAAGATGATCGCCATGTTCGACACCGGTAGCACGAACAAACTCTCTCCATCCAGTCGAGAAGAACCATCCGTGCTCAAGCTTTAGAATTCGTACCATATGCCGTACTCCATTTGGCCAAACGAGCCTGCAGTCGAACGGTAGTTCATGACCGTGATTCCCGACGAATTCGTCGGGAAGTCTCTGCGTTTAAGATAATTACGTTGAATTAGCCAATTTCGATTTGCATCAACATGtgcttaaaaaaaatatattagaaaGCAACTTACCATGTCATCCTTGCATCGCACCCGGTGGAACACTTTCATAAACGCGGGGAGGTGTTGGTATTCCGGGATAAAGTTCGGGTTCATCGAAGCCCCTGCAGCTGCCATTTGAGCTGTTGCGATTTTTCCACTGAAGTTGCTAGGGTGTTGAGTGTGTTTGTTCAAATGGGGAAGAAAACAAAATGCAATAAAGAGTGGGTGGATGGTAGGTTGTGAAAATTTATGGTTTCTGAATATGGTTGAGCACTATAACCGAAGAATTGTGCTATTCATTTGCATTAAATAACACCATTTCAGGTGACAATGTTCAATGGTGTATGCAACTACTGcgtatataatattttatgcaacTATTACGTAGAAtggggagtattaaataaatggTGTATTGTTTGCATATTCAAGCCATATGCGTATATAATATTGCTAAGTATGTTAATCAAATTATTGCAGATTGATTCTCGGTTTAagaatatttttggaagatgtAAGCTCGCATTGGTATTCATTGAAAGTAGAACCGACGTATTATGTCGGCCTACCGATAAGAACAGTTGAGAATGTGTACGTACCATTTAAATTGGTGAGTACAGATACGTTATTGTGGAAAGTAATGTTCCATAAATCGCTCTCCTAAATTCATATGCACCAGCCCAAAATTAGATATCTGATTTGAGCCTACCAACCACATATGCATTGTATATTGGTGATTTTCGTCCCGCTTTGTGTGGCTCGAGAGATCAGAGGCGTTTTATGTGATGGGTTACATTTATAGAAGTGGTAGATAAGTGTCAATCAAATTCAATCAATCCACTCCTACTTATAAACATATCTCATTGCTGAGCCACATACACATCGTAAGCAACTATGGTTATACCTCAACAAGCGGAGTTCTTCTATAAGGGGAAATGGTCTCCGGCGTGCGACGATGCGTTGGTGGATTGCCTCATCATGCTGAAAGAAGAACGTGATGTGTCCACTACCGTATACCCTGCCTGGTTCCTGCTTACGGCGTCGGATTGGATCAAGAACAAAGTAAGTGTTGTGTTCTCCGAGTTTGAGCTTAAGGATCGGATAGACATGTTGCGGAAGCGGTACTACACGTTCAAAGCAGTCCTCCGTCTCCGAGGTGCGTACTGGAACCCCCAAATGAAAGCGGTCGTAGCACCTCAAGAGTCATGGGATAACATGCTTAAGGTTGGCCACCGGTTCTGTTGTGGTAATTGCTCTAACATGATACTTTCATCCCATAAACTTTAACTTTTGTGATAACATGCAGATGAACGAGTTTGCGGGTGCTTACTTCTACGACGAAGAACCCATATGGGCACGCCTCGCTTGTGTGTTTAGGTTCGACGATGTAAAGGTCGAGGGACAGAAGGAAGTGGTCGTCATCTCGGACAACACCGAAGAAATGAGAGTTAACGAAGTGGATGTCTCCGCTAATGTCGGCGGAGAAGAAGAGGTGAACTCTCCTGTGGTGTTCCCTGGACCGAAGGTTCGTCGGAAATTGTTCGACGCAGATCCACAGCCCAATGATCGAGAGTCAAGCAGCGAACCCGGTATATATTTCATCGACTTAACATCGGACGGGAATCTGCGAGCTCGGGAAGAGAATGGCAGGATTCTGTACCAACCACCCAAACCGTACGATGATGGGGCCGGGACTTTACACTTTAAGTCCCCCCGTGCAAGTTCTTGCGGCTCAAACTCCCCTATGAACTTAAGGAAACCATAGCCGTGGCCGTCCATAGCCGAGCACATCCTATTTGTTTGATTTAAGCTGTCAAGGCTCGGCATATATAATGGCTATTATTTTGGTTTATTAGGGTTGCTATGTGAAATATGTATGTAGTAAGTAAGAGCAGCCTGGTAGTTTTGCTTGGCAAAATATGGTTCCAACTGATGTCTTTGTAGTGGTTGCTACTTTTGTGTGATGTTCCTCCTTATCAAATATCACCATTGCAAGGCCTATATTACTTTTTGACTCTCCAGGTGAATTATATTAGTCCCACTGCATAGCAATGTTACAAGATAAAATAAATACGATTGCATTGCAGAAACATCAACTATGGCTTTTATAAACATACTGCAAGTCTATCAGTTCCCACATATAACAACACAAAAGGGGATTTAGTAGCCAAAAGATAAGATGATTGCACTACATCGAGATAAGGTTATATACGTAGCAAAAACTTCATCAGCATTCCTTATCAGAGAAGTTGAGCTTTAAGCACCAAGATCAGACTTCAAACGACTTCATAAGACTTCATAAGACTTCATAATACGCAGCAAAAACTTCATCAGACTTCCTTAGCAAAAACTTCATCACACTTCCTTATCAAAAACTTCATCAGACTACACTAAGTCATACGGAGGTTGTGCTTTAATTAGACTTCCTTATCTCCGTCCTCGATCAGGCATAAGAGATATCCTAGACGAGCATTGACCGGTATTCCTATGAAAACTTCAAGACGTTGAGGCTTGTCACCAAGAATATTGCACAAACGGTATCGTTGGGCCAGTGAAAGGCCGTCAACGGTGCAAAGCTTTTCAAAGACTTCCTGCCGTGCTTGACCCATGTCGAATTCATATCCAATTCGTTTAGAAATCATCTCAACACGCGCGTCTGTTCTCTCGTGGAGGTTGCCAAGGAACTCCATAAGATCAGCATCGGGGGATGGTTTTTTGCTCTTTCTAGGCATAGTTTTGGTAGTGGACGTTTGTTTCCCACTATTGTCGGAGCTATCGTCGTGCACCTCAGTGTGGTTGGACACCGGCGTATGCGGTTCAGTGATGAAATCTCAAACGAGGGGTGGTAGTCGTTCTCGTAAACTTGGCTGCCTCCAGAAACCTGTGCACGGATGTTTTTGGCAGCAGCTCCTATCTCTTCAGCAGCCAAGCCTGAAGCACGATCCTTGCCAAATATAGTCTTCCACGTCTCCCACAATGGCCACGATTTGTTCTGCATATATTTTGTGTCTTTGTCTGCCTGCAATTACAACCAATTGCTAATTATTTGTTTACAATATAAGGACCATGTACTTAGATATCACAATACCTGCACAATCTGTTCCCATTGCTCATCACTACAATCAAACTTGTGATCACCGTGATGGTTCCACCCTACCCCAGTTCGGCTAAGTATAGAACGGAGAAGGCCGTAGCTCTTCTTCCATGACCCCGATCTTGGAGTTGATGTGCGGATTGCCTTTCAAGTCCGTGGTGGGAAACTCGGCACGGAGGCTGTCTTCAATCTTACTTAGGTACCCTGCTCTGAAACCGTTGTCCGATTTCCAACCTGTAGCAGTGAGCTCAAGCAATGTCGCTGCTAGTATGTCTTCCTCCTTTGGAGTCCACATTCGTCTCGATCTTTCCCCCTTGCGAAACTTGTTCTGCGGCGTCCCAATCACAACTTCAATACACCAAAACACACCACATTCGGTAGGTAGTTCATGTAAACGCAGCGTAAAAACTATATGTTGTTAACTGAGGCAGATGGCTTTACATACCATCGCAATCGCCCCTGCTGCTAGGGCTACCACCCCATGGACGTTTTCCGGTGTTGGGGATACATACATTCGGTGTACCAGATAAAGGAGACAGACCTTAAGCAGAAGCCCATACGCAATAATCAATTCACACAATAACTTAATCACAATTGCAAGTGGCAATGTCAGTACAGAACTCCAAGAATTATAAAACCTCTGCGTCAATTTACCCAGAAATCGTCAACAATTGAATCGAAAATTAAATACAACACCACGATGTTGGGGGCAACCGCCTGACGGTTAGACTTGCATACTGTAAACAATCGAAATTAATAGCATTGCGCCTCACACGCCTCGCGCAAAACATGGATGTAATTGCACAAATGTAAATACGAAAGCATGCAAAATTGGAGAGCATAGTACATACCTTGGCCGTGCTGGAGACCGGACTGCATCGTGCTGGTTGTCTTCCTGAGTCTGACGAAGGTAGCTTCCTGTTGGTTCACCAAATGAGCCTTGAAATGGTTGAGGTTACCGCCAAGTTTATTTGGCTGGCGGGCTTCCTCAAATGCCAAGGGTAGAGTAGGAATTATCCATGGTGGgaattattaaagaaaaattaaaaacaaattatactcCCTATTTCCGGAAGCATCCCAAGTTGCTTGAACATAATAAACACCCCTATTACAAATGTGATTGAACAGTAAATAGACCAGATCAGATTTAAATTGGCATATATAATGCCTGCCAACTTGAACAGGCCCTTAAGTTGGGATGCAATATTCAATTTCCCTTTACTTTTGTCAAACCCTAAAGCTTGCAGCAATGgggattaataaaaaaatgaaatcggAAAAACAATCTGAAACTAAACAAAAGATTTCAATATATAAAGAGGTTTAAATACATACACTTTTTGTTGGATAACCATTTTTAGTAAATCATTTGCAAAAATTCGACAGATTGATGCATTTATTTGATTATAAGTGAAACACTTGTGTTCTAATattaaaaaagtaattaaatttattttctatcAGTACAATCAATTTAATTATGAAGGCATTGACGTTATAAGTTCAActacacatattttttttaatttgtaaaaaaGTTAATGTTTATCTTCGTATTTTTAAATAGAACAATATGGAAATCGAAACTACATatacaatataaaattaattataatgtaATTCTAATCCTCAATTTTGGgacaaaattgaataaataatgaGACGAAATCGAGTAAGCTAACGATAGTGTAGATTGCACATCATATGTCAAGCTAACGATAGATTAAACTACAACACATTAAATGTCTATTTCCGCGTAACTATGTGAAGTATAATTTCAGTTGCTATATATGTCAAATTCGTTGAGATTTTTCATGTAACATTTGTTTTATCAAATGATAAACACTCCTCCAAATAATGAGACAAAATCAAatatatcaatttttatttatagattATTGAAAAAGTAAGTCACCCGTTGGTGATGCCAGCCCGTTACTGTAGAATCAGCCAATAGGGAATCAGCAAATATAAAAGGCGAAAATAAGAAAAAGGGAAAATAGAAACGAAAAAACACCcaaaccctctctctctctctctctctggttCAAGTTTTTTTGCTGGCCACGACCCCCAAAACCCCCCACCCCTATTCTCACCTACATacgatttgattttgatttactCACCGCTCAAAGCTCCTCTCTCTACCTCTCTACAAATTACCCGCCAAAAGGtttaatttttaagttttttttttacgaTTACGATTCCTAATTTCATCTTTCCCCTCTCTCCCATCCCCCCTAGGGTTTGTTTTCCTCTCTCTTATCAATTAATCATGGCTCGCTCTCTTTATTGCAGGTTTGACCGGATTCTTGCCCCGATTCCACGCGCATTTCTGTGTGACTGCTCTTTCTCGGATGGAATCAGCGGTCGGCATCACTCCCGAGGCGAGATCGGAGCCTGTCGCTGAAAAGAGGGCAGCGGAGGAGGAGCTGGAAGTCTCTAAAGAAGCCTCGCCGCCGCCTCCGAAGAGGAGTAGAGGATTGGGCGAGCGGCATTTGGTTGGGGATGTTCGGAAGGTAGCTGAGATGGTGTTGGTGTTAGCGGCCATGGGGAAAATGCGGGGAGGAAAGGGCCCCACTGATGTTGAGAAGGAATTGATGGCGGAGGCCTGGAATAAGTTGGCCCAGGTTTGTGAGGGTTTTGCCCCCAAGGACGTTTTCCCGAGCGAGGGTTTTGGGGGTGTCATTGAGGATATGGGGCTTAATAAATTGAAAGAGCAGAAGCAAGGGTTTCGGCCTCCTAAAATGTCCATAGCGGAGAAGCTGTTGGCATCCAAGAAAAAGGTTTGTTCTTTGATTTTTGAGATTTTGACTACTTTGTTTGGTGCTGTTTGTGGTAATCTAGGGATCATGCCTCTAATAACACTTAAAATTGTCTTTATGATGATTTCAGATCGATTATAGATTTGGAATTCCACTGTTTGAGGGAATTCAATTCATAAATTGTTCTACTTCTATCATTCTCATGCCTCTACTGTTTCTGTGTTTGGTGGAAGCCTCCCAGAGTCCCAGTGTCTCGTTTAATGTGCTTCGAATG
Encoded here:
- the LOC121754338 gene encoding putative B3 domain-containing protein Os03g0619850, which encodes MAAAGASMNPNFIPEYQHLPAFMKVFHRVRCKDDMRLPDEFVGNHGHELPFDCRLVWPNGVRHMVRILKLEHGWFFSTGWREFVRATGVEHGDHLTFTLVDVGMFNVKRFNRETHCPPPGDVDVVVDDDMEGSYTPAIDTSDDYVLSDNESETTMDEEYVDDSRALNIDGLPTFVLTLTPANIHRTLEFPYGFWQRHIPMGAIQAGVYLVTERGTWICTLKHNLRSIRVRHGWNRFKHDNNLTEGVRCHFTLVDAFAVHFQVRFDRA